A section of the Methanoregula formicica SMSP genome encodes:
- a CDS encoding DHA2 family efflux MFS transporter permease subunit — MDNPATGTAPKQGFALLVFSISLAMFMTSLDGTIVNIALPTISESFNVSTSTVSWVATSYLLVMVGCVLVFGKVADTLGYKRIFLSGFVIFTIGSFLCGFLPEFIAGFPSLIGSRMFQAIGAAMLMSVAAAMISTFVAPDQKGKAMSIIMMLAALGTALGPTIGGVLTQYLSWHWIFFINIPVGIVAIMLGAKVIPASCPVQREGGFDKPGAVLAFIGLASLVFVVSEGSTFGWTSPVIIGMAVLMVVSLAWFVKNELSADDPVLDIRLFKKRNFVIANLILILVFFSLSGINYLLPFYLEYVHSYDTSTAGLIMTSLSFAMMVAGLISGATFNRVGPRRLCILASIPLIIGYFLMTMLRTYTSTGFVMLALALIGFGLGLIVSPITTMIMMSVSKSKAGMLSSLTSLERNGPQSIGIATYNALLILGVMLIAKNYDITKDAPVNIKLEVLSAGFDVAFILSLIFGIVILILSLAVKEEIHPDYAAEAKILIRNVE, encoded by the coding sequence ATGGATAATCCGGCCACCGGCACCGCACCAAAACAGGGCTTCGCCCTCCTCGTCTTCTCCATCTCGCTTGCCATGTTCATGACAAGTCTTGACGGCACGATCGTCAACATCGCACTTCCAACCATCTCCGAGTCCTTCAATGTCTCGACCAGCACCGTCAGCTGGGTCGCTACCTCCTACCTGCTTGTCATGGTAGGCTGCGTGCTGGTCTTTGGGAAAGTTGCCGATACTCTCGGGTACAAGCGGATCTTCCTCTCCGGTTTTGTCATCTTCACCATCGGCTCGTTCCTCTGCGGTTTCCTTCCGGAGTTCATCGCGGGATTCCCCTCGCTCATCGGGTCGCGGATGTTCCAGGCCATTGGTGCCGCGATGCTCATGTCGGTTGCCGCTGCCATGATCTCCACGTTCGTTGCCCCCGACCAGAAGGGCAAGGCGATGAGTATCATCATGATGCTCGCAGCGCTCGGCACGGCGCTCGGCCCCACCATTGGTGGCGTCCTCACCCAGTACCTGTCATGGCACTGGATCTTCTTCATCAACATCCCGGTCGGCATCGTTGCCATCATGCTCGGCGCAAAAGTAATCCCCGCAAGCTGCCCGGTGCAGCGCGAGGGAGGATTTGACAAGCCGGGCGCCGTGCTCGCGTTCATCGGCCTTGCGTCGCTTGTTTTCGTGGTTTCGGAAGGTTCGACATTCGGCTGGACCTCACCGGTCATCATCGGCATGGCCGTGCTCATGGTCGTCTCGCTTGCATGGTTTGTGAAAAACGAGCTCTCCGCCGATGACCCGGTCCTCGACATACGGCTCTTCAAAAAGAGGAATTTTGTTATTGCGAACCTGATCCTCATCCTTGTCTTCTTCAGCCTGTCTGGGATCAACTACCTCCTGCCGTTCTACCTCGAGTACGTCCACAGCTACGACACCTCAACGGCCGGGCTGATCATGACGTCCCTTTCCTTTGCAATGATGGTTGCCGGTTTAATCTCCGGCGCTACGTTCAACCGCGTTGGTCCGCGGCGGCTCTGCATCCTTGCAAGTATCCCCCTCATTATCGGCTATTTCCTGATGACAATGCTGCGGACCTACACCTCCACCGGCTTTGTCATGCTTGCCCTGGCCCTGATCGGGTTCGGACTCGGGTTGATTGTCAGTCCCATCACGACAATGATCATGATGTCGGTCTCCAAGTCAAAGGCTGGAATGCTCTCAAGCCTGACGAGCCTCGAGCGGAATGGCCCGCAGTCCATCGGGATTGCGACCTATAACGCGCTCCTGATTCTCGGGGTCATGCTGATCGCGAAGAACTATGATATCACAAAGGACGCACCGGTCAACATCAAA